The following proteins are encoded in a genomic region of Bubalus kerabau isolate K-KA32 ecotype Philippines breed swamp buffalo chromosome 15, PCC_UOA_SB_1v2, whole genome shotgun sequence:
- the LOC129627902 gene encoding olfactory receptor 8K1-like gives MDPIEKHNLTAMHKVTEFVLMGITDSPELQAPLFGIFLVIYLVTVTGNLGMVILTHLDSKLHTPMYFFLRHLSITDLGYSTVIGPKMMVNFVVHKNTISYNWCATQLAFFETFIITELFILSAMAYDRYVAICKPLLYVVIMAQKVRWGLVLTPYLYSTFVSVFLTLKLFKLSFCGSNVISYFYCDCVPLISLLCSDTHELELIILIFSSCNLLCSLLIVLVSYMFILVAILRMNSSKGRYKAFSTCSSHLTVVVVFYATLLFMYLQPKSSHTIAVDKMASVFYTLVTPMLNPLIYGLRNKEVQDALRRTLINRCKIPN, from the coding sequence ATGGACCCCATAGAGAAACACAATCTTACTGCCATGCACAAGGTGACTGAGTTTGTTCTTATGGGGATCACAGACAGTCCTGAGCTGCAGGCGCCTCTCTTTGGAATCTTCCTGGTCATCTACTTGGTCACAGTGACAGGAAATCTGGGTATGGTTATCCTGACCCATTTGGACTCCAAGCTACATActcccatgtactttttccttagACATTTGTCAATTACTGATCTTGGTTACTCCACTGTCATTGGCCCAAAAATGATGGTCAACTTTGTGGTGCACAAAAATACGATTTCCTACAATTGGTGTGCCACCCAACTGGCGTTCTTCGAGACTTTCATTATCACTGAACTCTTCATTCTATCAgcaatggcctatgaccgctatgtagCCATCTGCAAACCTCTTCTCTACGTGGTCATCATGGCACAGAAAGTGCGTTGGGGGTTGGTACTTACTCCCTACCTCTACAGCACCTTCGTGTCAGTATTTCTCACCCTTAAGTTATTTAAATTGTCCTTCTGTGGCTCTAATGTCATCAGTTATTTTTACTGTGACTGTGTCCCTCTGATATCTCTGCTCTGTTCTGACACACATGAGTTAGAATTGATCATCTTGATCTTTTCAAGCTGCAATTTGCTATGTTCCCTCTTGATTGTTCTTGTATCCTACATGTTCATTCTTGTGGCCATTCTCAGAATGAACTCAAGCAAGGGGAGGTAcaaggccttctccacctgtaGTTCACATCTGACAGTGGTGGTCGTGTTCTATGCGACATTACTGTTTATGTACCTGCAACCCAAGTCCAGCCATACTATTGCTGTTGATAAAATGGCCTCTGTCTTTTACACTCTGGTGACCCCTATGCTCAATCCATTGATCTATGGTCTAAGGAACAAAGAAGTACAAGATGCTCTGAGGAGAACTTTAATTAATCGATGCAAAATTCCCAACTAA
- the LOC129629147 gene encoding olfactory receptor 1052-like, with amino-acid sequence MAAKNFTVVTEFILLGLTDNAELKGVLFVLFLVIYAVTLVGNLGMIFLIQTTPKLHTPMYFFLSCLSSVDACYSSVIAPKLLISFLVVRQTISFSACIVQHLFFGVFITTEGFLLSAMAYDRYVAIVNPLLYAAAMSKRKSVGLVIGSLIGGMINSLTHTISFERLSFCRSNVISHFFCDVPPLLKLSCSDTSMNELLLLTFSGVIAMATFLVVIISYTFIAFAILRIRSAAGREKAFSTCASHLTAVTIFYSTLSFNYIQPSSQYSVEPEKVVSVFYTLVIPMLNPLIYSLRNKEVKGAVRRAIGMKYWSC; translated from the coding sequence ATGGCTGCAAAGAATTTTACGGTTGTTACTGAATTTATTCTTTTGGGACTGACAGACAATGCTGAACTGAAAGGTGTTCTTTTTGTGTTGTTCCTGGTGATTTATGCTGTTACTTTGGTGGGGAATCTGGGCATGATCTTCCTAATCCAAACCACCCCCAAGCTCCACAcgcccatgtactttttcctcagcTGCCTTTCATCTGTGGATGCCTGTTATTCATCTGTTATTGCACCAAAATTGCTGATCAGCTTCCTAGTTGTGAGGcaaaccatctccttctctgcctgcaTAGTGCAGCATTTGTTTTTTGGGGTGTTCATCACCACAGAAGGCTTCTTGCTGTCCGCGATGGCTTATGACCGTTATGTGGCCATTGTCAACCCTTTGCTTTATGCTGCAGCCATGTCTAAGAGGAAGTCTGTAGGACTGGTCATTGGATCACTCATTGGTGGAATGATTAACTCACTGACCCACACCATAAGCTTTGAGAGATTGTCTTTCTGCAGGTCCAATGTCATCAGTCACTTCTTCTGTGATGTCCCCCCACTGCTGAAGTTGTCATGTTCTGATACCTCCATGAACGAGCTGTTGCTCCTAACCTTCTCTGGAGTCATTGCCATGGCCACCTTCTTGGTTGTGATCATTTCCTACACTTTCATTGCTTTTGCTATCCTGAGGATCCGCTCAGCAGCAGGCAGAGagaaagccttctccacctgtgcctCTCACCTGACCGCTGTGACCATATTCTACAGCACCTTGAGTTTTAATTACATTCAGCCAAGTTCCCAGTATTCTGTAGAACCAGAGAAGGTGGTTTCAGTGTTCTATACACTAGTGATTCCCATGTTAAACCCATTGATTTACAGTCTGAGAAACAAAGAGGTAAAGGGTGCTGTGAGAAGGGCCATAGGAATGAAATATTGGTCATGCTAA